A single genomic interval of Halomonas sp. GT harbors:
- a CDS encoding DUF2256 domain-containing protein, with product MQRKQDLPQKDCVQCQRPFTWRKKWARCWDEVRYCSERCRREAKQSSAPGRQIHERHD from the coding sequence ATGCAACGTAAACAGGATTTACCGCAAAAAGACTGTGTTCAATGCCAGCGTCCTTTTACTTGGCGGAAAAAGTGGGCGCGCTGCTGGGATGAAGTGCGCTATTGCAGCGAACGCTGCCGTCGCGAAGCCAAGCAGTCCAGCGCACCAGGGAGGCAAATACATGAGCGGCACGACTGA
- the hemH gene encoding ferrochelatase — translation MVDSVVKDQPGEGRLAHAPSDHPAVPPAKVGVVLANLGTPDATDYWSMRRYLNEFLSDKRVVDYANWKWQPLLQLIILTKRPFSSGHAYKSIWNNEKNESPLLTTTRAQTEKMAARLKALYGDSIEVDFCMRYGNPSTESVLNRMKEKGCERIVFFPLYPQYGSPTTATANDQAFRTLMKMKWQPYIRTVPAYFEHPSYIQALANSVQEAYEGFETRPTKLVASYHGVPERYLLEGDPYHCQCQKTTRLMREKLGLSKEEVDTAFQSQFGPEKWVGPQTVDHVAELAKQGHKHIAIMSPAFSSDCVETLEEIKEEIHDSFMEAGGETFSYIPCLNDRDDHIDALLAVVNNELAGWLSVSK, via the coding sequence ATGGTCGATAGCGTTGTGAAAGATCAGCCGGGCGAAGGGCGCTTGGCCCATGCGCCAAGTGATCATCCTGCCGTTCCCCCTGCAAAAGTGGGCGTGGTGTTGGCTAACTTGGGCACCCCGGACGCAACCGACTATTGGTCTATGCGGCGCTATCTTAATGAGTTTTTGTCTGATAAGCGTGTTGTCGATTATGCCAATTGGAAGTGGCAACCACTTTTGCAACTGATTATTTTGACCAAGCGCCCATTTTCTTCTGGCCACGCTTACAAAAGTATTTGGAACAACGAGAAAAATGAGAGCCCGTTGTTGACGACGACGCGTGCTCAAACTGAAAAAATGGCCGCACGTTTGAAAGCACTCTATGGTGATAGCATTGAAGTTGATTTCTGTATGCGCTATGGCAATCCGTCGACGGAAAGTGTCCTTAATCGTATGAAAGAGAAGGGCTGTGAGCGGATTGTTTTTTTTCCGCTTTACCCTCAGTACGGCTCGCCTACCACTGCGACTGCAAATGATCAGGCATTTCGTACGCTGATGAAAATGAAGTGGCAGCCCTATATTCGTACGGTGCCGGCTTATTTTGAGCACCCTTCCTATATTCAAGCGCTAGCGAATTCTGTTCAGGAAGCCTATGAGGGCTTTGAAACGCGTCCGACGAAACTGGTGGCTAGCTACCACGGTGTCCCTGAGCGTTACCTATTAGAAGGTGACCCCTACCACTGTCAATGTCAGAAAACGACGCGCTTAATGCGTGAAAAACTAGGGCTGAGCAAAGAGGAGGTAGATACCGCCTTCCAGTCTCAGTTCGGCCCAGAGAAGTGGGTAGGCCCGCAAACTGTCGATCATGTGGCTGAGCTTGCCAAGCAAGGGCACAAGCACATTGCGATTATGTCGCCTGCATTCTCTTCTGATTGTGTTGAAACGCTGGAAGAGATTAAAGAAGAGATTCACGATAGTTTTATGGAAGCAGGAGGCGAGACGTTTAGTTATATTCCTTGCTTGAATGATCGAGACGATCACATTGATGCTTTGCTAGCGGTTGTTAACAACGAGCTGGCGGGGTGGCTTTCCGTTTCCAAATAG
- a CDS encoding Na+/H+ antiporter subunit B → MVKSGTIILNTAARFLMPLQLMFSIFLLLRGHDEPGGGFIAGLVAAGAFTLYLFAFGVSATKDVLRMVDPRDLIGVGLLLGMISVVPAWFMDQPFLTAQWWTIPVIDFKASTPLIFDVGVYLAVLGSVMGMVMALMEVDKDEP, encoded by the coding sequence ATGGTTAAATCCGGCACCATTATTCTCAACACTGCGGCGCGGTTTTTGATGCCGCTACAGCTGATGTTTTCAATTTTCCTATTGCTGCGTGGACACGATGAACCCGGTGGTGGATTTATTGCTGGGCTAGTAGCAGCAGGGGCTTTCACGCTTTACCTGTTTGCCTTTGGCGTTAGTGCCACCAAAGATGTGCTGCGTATGGTTGATCCACGCGACTTAATTGGGGTTGGGCTGCTGCTGGGGATGATTTCGGTGGTGCCAGCTTGGTTTATGGATCAACCGTTTTTAACTGCTCAGTGGTGGACTATCCCCGTGATCGATTTTAAAGCGTCTACACCGCTCATTTTCGATGTTGGGGTTTATCTTGCGGTACTTGGTTCGGTGATGGGAATGGTGATGGCGCTGATGGAGGTGGATAAGGATGAACCTTAG
- a CDS encoding lytic murein transglycosylase, with product MSLKVKGSVSIRPALYLSFALAAGSGALSTNAVANQQLMSEVDAQASEQVSYANFNQWLADFRRYAAQQGISEATLASAFDGLRYRERVIELDQYQPEFVRPIWQYLDTAVSSTRINNGLEKLAAHRDTAQQMQQRYGVPAEIIVAIWGIESNYGSNFGDFSTLESLATLAYDGRRRDFARGELLAALRIIDQGDIAAEQMKGSWAGAMGHTQFIPSSFEAYAVDGDNDGRRDIWGSIPDVMASTANYLARAGWQAGQPWGVEVRLPDSFDYSQTQRRSSAEWAAQGVRSLSGELPSFDSAAVIVPAGANGPAFLVGPNFRAILRYNNATSYALAVSTLADAIAGRDGIAQSWPRDQAPLTRDDVRTLQQRLNNAGYTVGTADGIMGPNTREGLRAFQRDQGLTPDGFATQALLERLR from the coding sequence ATGTCTTTGAAAGTTAAAGGTTCAGTGAGTATTCGCCCTGCATTGTATTTATCGTTTGCACTCGCAGCAGGCAGTGGGGCATTAAGCACTAATGCAGTCGCTAATCAGCAACTGATGAGCGAGGTGGATGCACAGGCGTCAGAACAAGTTAGCTATGCCAACTTTAACCAGTGGTTGGCTGATTTTCGCCGCTATGCTGCTCAGCAGGGTATCAGTGAGGCAACCCTTGCCTCTGCTTTCGATGGTCTTCGCTATCGTGAACGCGTCATTGAGCTTGATCAGTATCAGCCAGAGTTTGTTCGTCCCATTTGGCAATACCTTGATACAGCGGTTTCCAGCACCCGGATTAATAACGGTCTAGAGAAGCTTGCGGCTCACCGCGATACCGCGCAACAAATGCAGCAACGTTATGGAGTTCCTGCGGAAATCATCGTCGCAATTTGGGGTATCGAAAGTAACTACGGCAGTAATTTTGGTGATTTCTCGACACTTGAGTCACTCGCAACACTTGCCTACGACGGTCGTCGGCGTGATTTTGCACGGGGTGAACTGTTAGCTGCGTTGCGTATTATCGATCAGGGCGATATTGCCGCCGAGCAAATGAAAGGCTCCTGGGCTGGTGCCATGGGGCATACGCAGTTTATACCCAGTAGTTTTGAAGCATATGCAGTTGATGGTGATAATGACGGCCGTCGAGATATTTGGGGCAGTATTCCTGATGTCATGGCTTCTACGGCTAACTATCTGGCGAGGGCAGGTTGGCAGGCCGGCCAGCCTTGGGGCGTTGAAGTCCGTTTGCCTGATTCCTTCGATTACTCACAAACGCAACGTCGCAGCAGTGCTGAGTGGGCGGCACAAGGGGTGCGCTCATTGAGTGGTGAACTCCCCTCATTCGATAGCGCTGCGGTAATTGTGCCAGCAGGAGCAAATGGCCCAGCATTTTTGGTAGGGCCTAATTTTCGGGCAATTTTGCGCTATAACAACGCAACTAGTTATGCGCTAGCCGTGTCTACTTTGGCGGATGCTATTGCTGGACGTGACGGAATTGCCCAATCCTGGCCCAGAGATCAGGCACCACTGACGCGTGATGATGTTCGTACCCTGCAGCAACGCCTAAATAATGCTGGATATACGGTGGGTACTGCGGACGGTATTATGGGGCCTAATACGCGTGAGGGCTTACGTGCCTTCCAGCGTGACCAAGGGTTGACGCCTGATGGTTTTGCCACTCAGGCGTTGTTAGAACGGCTGCGTTAA
- a CDS encoding DASH family cryptochrome: MSGTTDIVWLQDNLRIADNPLLHFDSPPEELLCLYVLDQRWFESSITDDVSPRLGPARLRFLWQSLMELRGELLQRGSDLLVRIGDPARIVLETVAMLGAREVRVAAHSGYEESQHIARVVEQLPSACQLFCADSGYLMAEDELPFALSELPPSFSAFRRRVEKHCTFLAPLPAPVTLPPWPESAPRGFPPLKAVCKESAGWQPDKRQGFVFVGGESAASDRFQQYLWRQNGAESYKKTRNGLLGANFSTRFSPWLARGCLSARQVCQEVKNWEAIHGSCESSYWIIFELMWRDYFHRAAQLEGAALFGHEELPPANSAFDAWRNATTGVPFIDAAMLELKVTGWISNRARQNVASFLVKDLNVDWRLGASWFERCLIDYDVASNWGNWRYIAGVGRDPRQDRYFNVLKQAGHYDPNGLYVAYWLPELDSLPLGMERHQPWRVASSKFDAPCVEPAEWERWLVAKTELQETDE; the protein is encoded by the coding sequence ATGAGCGGCACGACTGATATTGTATGGCTTCAGGATAATTTGCGGATAGCTGATAACCCTTTGTTACATTTTGACTCCCCTCCTGAAGAGTTGCTTTGTCTCTATGTACTAGACCAACGATGGTTCGAAAGCTCGATTACCGATGATGTTTCTCCTAGGCTGGGTCCTGCTCGGCTACGCTTTTTATGGCAAAGTTTGATGGAGCTTCGTGGCGAACTGCTTCAGCGTGGCAGTGATTTGTTAGTTCGCATCGGTGATCCTGCCAGGATCGTGCTAGAGACTGTTGCCATGCTCGGTGCAAGAGAAGTGCGTGTAGCAGCGCATTCCGGGTATGAAGAGTCACAGCATATTGCTCGGGTCGTTGAACAGCTCCCATCGGCCTGTCAGTTATTTTGTGCTGATAGCGGTTATTTAATGGCCGAAGACGAGCTTCCCTTTGCGCTGAGTGAGTTGCCACCCAGCTTTTCGGCATTTCGGCGACGTGTTGAAAAGCATTGTACGTTTTTAGCGCCCCTGCCTGCGCCAGTGACACTACCACCCTGGCCAGAATCTGCTCCTCGAGGGTTCCCCCCCCTTAAAGCAGTATGCAAAGAGAGTGCCGGTTGGCAGCCCGACAAGCGACAGGGCTTTGTGTTTGTGGGAGGGGAGTCGGCAGCTAGCGATCGTTTTCAGCAATATCTTTGGAGGCAAAACGGAGCGGAGTCTTATAAGAAAACCCGGAATGGTTTGCTGGGCGCCAATTTTTCCACACGTTTTTCCCCTTGGCTGGCACGTGGCTGCTTATCTGCACGCCAAGTCTGCCAAGAAGTAAAAAACTGGGAGGCCATCCACGGGAGCTGTGAATCAAGTTATTGGATTATTTTCGAATTAATGTGGCGAGATTATTTCCATCGAGCGGCTCAACTGGAAGGTGCTGCATTATTTGGTCATGAAGAGTTACCGCCCGCTAACAGTGCTTTTGATGCGTGGCGCAACGCTACAACCGGCGTGCCATTTATAGACGCTGCCATGCTAGAACTGAAAGTTACCGGGTGGATATCTAATCGAGCACGCCAAAATGTCGCCAGTTTTCTAGTTAAAGATCTAAACGTCGATTGGCGCCTTGGTGCATCGTGGTTTGAGCGCTGCCTGATTGATTACGATGTGGCGAGTAACTGGGGCAACTGGCGTTATATTGCCGGTGTTGGTCGTGATCCCCGCCAAGACCGTTACTTTAATGTGCTGAAGCAAGCAGGGCATTATGATCCAAACGGGCTTTACGTTGCCTATTGGCTGCCTGAGCTGGATTCGCTTCCGTTAGGAATGGAGCGACACCAACCCTGGCGAGTAGCGTCTTCTAAGTTTGATGCTCCTTGCGTAGAGCCCGCTGAGTGGGAGCGTTGGTTAGTGGCTAAAACAGAGCTTCAAGAAACGGATGAGTAA
- the mnhG gene encoding monovalent cation/H(+) antiporter subunit G produces MIEFIKGTLLIVGSSFMLLAAIGLLRLPDLLTRMHATTKAAALGVILIMLASAMHFAEVGVVARSFAIIVFILITAPIAAHVIGRAGYFVGSRLWSGTVKDELRPNYDPLTHELKSGLETHENAKRHPRTTDPD; encoded by the coding sequence ATGATTGAGTTTATCAAAGGCACGCTGTTGATAGTCGGGTCGAGTTTTATGTTGCTTGCTGCCATCGGCTTGCTAAGGTTACCGGATCTACTGACCCGAATGCACGCGACTACTAAGGCTGCAGCGCTTGGCGTTATTTTAATTATGCTTGCCTCAGCCATGCACTTTGCCGAAGTTGGTGTGGTTGCGCGCTCGTTCGCGATTATTGTGTTTATTTTAATAACGGCACCGATAGCCGCCCATGTTATTGGTAGGGCAGGCTATTTTGTTGGCTCACGTCTCTGGAGCGGCACCGTTAAGGATGAGCTGAGGCCCAATTATGATCCGCTTACTCATGAGCTTAAAAGTGGCTTAGAAACCCATGAAAATGCCAAACGGCATCCGCGCACCACAGATCCTGATTGA
- a CDS encoding Na+/H+ antiporter subunit C, with product MEPLMALAIGLLYAAAIFMMLRRSIVKLVIGLLLLSNAANLLIFTTAGMTRGAPPLIPEGMLQPLGEVADPLPQAVVLTAIVIAFGVLAFAVVLIRRAYEIVKADDLDKMKDTDT from the coding sequence ATGGAACCGCTAATGGCATTAGCGATAGGGCTACTCTACGCCGCCGCTATTTTTATGATGTTACGTCGCTCTATTGTGAAGTTGGTGATTGGCCTGCTGCTGCTTTCGAACGCTGCCAATTTGCTGATTTTTACCACAGCAGGTATGACGCGTGGAGCGCCGCCATTAATACCGGAGGGCATGTTACAGCCATTAGGCGAGGTAGCAGACCCATTACCCCAAGCCGTTGTATTGACAGCTATTGTCATTGCATTTGGGGTGCTGGCATTTGCTGTCGTGTTAATTCGCCGTGCCTACGAAATTGTAAAGGCAGATGATTTGGACAAAATGAAGGATACAGACACGTGA
- a CDS encoding Na+/H+ antiporter subunit D encodes MRPEVALPVLLPLLSGALSLLFWRSRPVQRFIAVAGNVALLLVSIWLFVAVLADGYITMQMGSWPAPFGITLIADMLSAVMILMTGIIGLAMGVYSLATTGRGHEKFGYYPLMHLLLAGVAGAFLTGDIFNLYVWFEVMLVASFALLILGGERAQMEGAIKYVTLNLLASVIFLTAVGLLYGTVGTLNMADIALRMDEAEHSGMVEVLAVMFMVAFGIKAAAFPLFFWLPASYHTPPVAVSALFAGLLTKVGVYSLFRVFTLIFDQTMGYLQDIMLWGAVLTMVTGVLGAAAQYEFRRILSFHIVSQIGYMILGLALYTPLAIAGGVFAIVHNIVVKTNLFLISGITHRLQGTYQLKKMGGLYRERPWLAVAFFISAFSLAGIPPLSGFFAKFVLVRAGLEAEAYVATGFALAVGLMTLYSMVKIWNDVFWKALPEENNVPASQTSVGDDGRLLKPNLWMMYTPVIVLAMMSLLIGVFAEPMMQVMTLIGDQLMSPSGYIEAVMGVSASAEAALLDPIELQAEQIGDRTEDSP; translated from the coding sequence GTGAGGCCTGAAGTTGCATTGCCCGTCCTGCTGCCACTGCTTTCTGGCGCTCTTTCATTACTTTTTTGGCGTTCTCGTCCCGTCCAGCGCTTTATCGCGGTAGCGGGTAATGTGGCGCTATTGCTAGTGAGTATATGGCTGTTTGTTGCTGTGTTAGCTGATGGTTACATCACCATGCAGATGGGCAGCTGGCCAGCTCCGTTTGGTATTACGCTAATTGCCGATATGTTGAGTGCCGTCATGATTTTAATGACGGGCATTATTGGTTTGGCAATGGGGGTTTATTCGTTAGCCACTACTGGGCGAGGGCATGAAAAATTTGGCTACTATCCGCTGATGCATTTGCTGTTAGCTGGGGTGGCGGGAGCCTTTTTAACCGGCGACATTTTCAATCTGTATGTTTGGTTTGAAGTAATGCTGGTGGCGTCTTTTGCACTGTTAATTTTGGGTGGTGAGCGGGCGCAGATGGAAGGCGCTATCAAATATGTCACGTTGAACTTGCTGGCCTCGGTGATTTTTTTAACAGCTGTAGGGCTACTGTATGGCACGGTAGGCACGCTAAACATGGCTGACATCGCGCTGCGTATGGATGAGGCAGAGCATAGTGGGATGGTCGAGGTGCTTGCCGTTATGTTTATGGTGGCATTTGGTATTAAAGCTGCTGCCTTTCCGCTCTTTTTCTGGCTGCCTGCCTCTTATCACACGCCGCCAGTAGCGGTATCGGCACTGTTTGCTGGTTTGCTGACAAAGGTGGGGGTGTACTCATTATTTCGTGTGTTCACCCTTATTTTCGATCAAACGATGGGGTATCTGCAGGACATAATGCTTTGGGGCGCTGTATTAACGATGGTCACTGGCGTGCTTGGTGCTGCCGCTCAGTATGAGTTCCGGCGCATTCTTTCATTCCATATAGTCAGCCAGATTGGTTACATGATTCTGGGCTTGGCGCTTTACACACCGCTAGCGATTGCGGGTGGTGTATTCGCCATCGTGCATAACATCGTTGTTAAAACGAACCTGTTCCTGATCAGTGGCATTACCCACCGTCTGCAAGGTACTTATCAGCTTAAAAAAATGGGTGGCCTTTATCGAGAGCGTCCTTGGTTAGCCGTGGCGTTCTTTATCTCGGCGTTTTCGCTGGCGGGCATTCCTCCACTATCAGGTTTCTTTGCCAAGTTTGTGCTAGTTCGAGCTGGCCTGGAAGCAGAGGCGTATGTAGCGACAGGGTTTGCACTGGCAGTCGGGCTCATGACGCTCTATTCAATGGTGAAAATTTGGAACGATGTATTTTGGAAAGCCTTGCCAGAAGAAAACAATGTACCTGCCTCCCAAACCTCCGTTGGTGATGACGGTCGATTACTAAAACCAAACCTATGGATGATGTATACGCCGGTCATTGTGCTGGCCATGATGTCGTTATTAATAGGTGTTTTTGCTGAGCCAATGATGCAGGTGATGACCCTAATTGGTGATCAGTTAATGTCCCCATCAGGTTACATTGAGGCTGTAATGGGCGTCTCTGCAAGCGCTGAAGCTGCATTGCTTGACCCGATTGAGTTGCAGGCGGAGCAAATAGGTGACCGTACGGAGGACTCCCCATGA
- a CDS encoding Na+/H+ antiporter subunit E, which yields MTGAIWNLLLGLAWVLLSGDFTGLNLLVGMIFGYIALLLIEPQVDALKGYPARVPRIIGFVGFFIKELVQANLRVAFDILTPPWHMKPGVIAFPLSAHTEMEITMVANLISLTPGTLSLDVSDDRKVLYIHAMFLDDEEELRNNLKEMEHRALELFR from the coding sequence ATGACTGGTGCGATCTGGAACCTTTTACTTGGCTTAGCTTGGGTGCTATTAAGTGGCGATTTTACCGGGCTTAATCTTCTGGTGGGGATGATTTTCGGCTATATAGCGTTGTTGTTAATCGAACCTCAAGTCGATGCACTAAAAGGCTATCCGGCTCGTGTGCCGAGGATTATCGGGTTTGTTGGCTTTTTTATTAAGGAACTAGTGCAGGCGAACCTTCGGGTTGCCTTCGACATATTGACACCACCCTGGCATATGAAGCCCGGTGTTATTGCTTTCCCCCTTTCTGCGCATACTGAGATGGAAATTACCATGGTGGCTAATTTGATCTCGCTAACGCCGGGCACGTTAAGTCTTGATGTCTCTGACGATCGGAAAGTGCTCTATATCCACGCCATGTTTTTGGATGATGAAGAAGAGCTTCGAAATAATTTAAAAGAGATGGAACATCGTGCACTGGAGCTATTTCGTTAA
- a CDS encoding putative monovalent cation/H+ antiporter subunit A, with protein sequence MQFAVLMGFVLAASSPLLNRWFGERTSLVLALFPALMATWLLSQAPAVISEGPLLLEWSWVPSLGISLSFLLDGLSLLFGLLITVIGTFVLIYAGGYLKGHADIARFHIALVAFMASMLGLVLADGLLTLFVFWELTSITSYLLIGFNHTDMEARKSARQGLFVTVAGGLALMAGLVLLGVASGSWSFYEIGQMESDLREHSLYTPMLICLLLGAFTKSAQFPFHFWLPNAMAAPTPVSAYLHSATMVKAGIYLLARLQPELGGTALWVGILSVVGATTMLTGAFLAIYHTNIKKLLAYSTIMALGTLTMLLGIGSEYAMTAFVTFLLAHSMYKGALFMVAGILDHETGTKDVTAMGGLKSAMPITAVIACVATLSLAGVPPLFGFIGKELMLEAALGAERFKMLLVLFAFLAAILTIAVAAIIAFRPFYGRQIETPKTPHEAPFSMLVGPAVLALGSLVLGLAPAMLGADALLTSAATAVAGESLPVSLSLWYGINMALIMSIVSLGLGFLLFKRWDAVRCKLAMLAPLMRHGPEAGYEGLMNSIVRFSEWQTRLLQNGYMRNYILVMLVVLIVLIGNSILVRHAPQLALTLDVRFHEVIVASTMVMGALFATISRSRLGAVVSVGIMGFSIALIFILFSAPDLGITQLLVETLTVILLVLVLFRLPRFSNLSTNLERIRDGAVAATMGVLIFLLIMTAWSIDQFEPISAYMIENSAPLAYGRNIVNVILVDYRALDTLGEMFVLALAAIGVIAMLKLRHDTDEGKAVDGEKASVKEPYDG encoded by the coding sequence ATGCAATTCGCTGTATTAATGGGCTTTGTGCTGGCAGCGTCGTCGCCTTTGCTCAACCGCTGGTTTGGAGAACGAACGAGCCTAGTGCTGGCTCTGTTTCCTGCCTTGATGGCTACTTGGCTATTAAGTCAGGCTCCCGCCGTTATAAGTGAAGGGCCGCTACTGTTGGAGTGGTCTTGGGTGCCGTCATTAGGTATCAGCTTGAGCTTTCTGCTTGATGGGCTGTCACTGTTATTCGGGCTGCTGATTACCGTTATTGGTACTTTCGTGTTGATTTATGCAGGTGGTTATCTCAAAGGCCATGCCGATATCGCGCGCTTTCATATAGCGCTTGTAGCTTTTATGGCCTCTATGTTGGGGCTGGTGCTTGCCGATGGATTGCTTACGCTTTTCGTCTTTTGGGAATTAACCAGCATCACCTCTTATTTGCTGATTGGCTTTAACCATACCGATATGGAGGCAAGAAAATCCGCGCGTCAGGGGCTATTTGTGACAGTTGCCGGGGGATTGGCACTGATGGCAGGCTTGGTGTTATTGGGAGTAGCAAGCGGTAGCTGGTCGTTTTATGAGATTGGTCAAATGGAAAGCGATCTCCGTGAGCATTCGCTTTATACCCCTATGCTCATTTGCTTGCTGCTGGGTGCATTTACAAAATCAGCCCAGTTTCCTTTTCATTTTTGGTTACCCAACGCCATGGCGGCGCCGACGCCTGTATCGGCATACTTGCACTCCGCCACTATGGTCAAAGCGGGTATTTACTTACTGGCACGCTTACAACCTGAGTTGGGTGGTACAGCGCTGTGGGTCGGAATATTGTCGGTTGTCGGTGCTACTACGATGCTGACAGGTGCCTTCTTGGCGATCTATCACACCAATATTAAAAAGCTATTGGCTTATTCCACCATTATGGCACTTGGCACGTTAACCATGCTTTTAGGCATTGGTTCTGAGTACGCCATGACGGCATTTGTTACGTTTTTGCTTGCCCATTCGATGTACAAAGGGGCGCTGTTTATGGTCGCAGGTATTTTGGACCATGAAACTGGCACCAAAGACGTCACCGCAATGGGCGGATTGAAGTCTGCCATGCCAATCACGGCGGTGATTGCTTGTGTCGCGACACTGTCACTGGCAGGTGTGCCGCCGCTATTTGGCTTCATTGGTAAAGAGTTGATGCTAGAGGCGGCGCTGGGGGCAGAGCGTTTTAAAATGTTGTTAGTCTTATTTGCCTTTCTGGCCGCTATTCTGACGATTGCGGTGGCTGCCATTATCGCCTTCCGTCCTTTTTATGGTCGGCAAATTGAAACCCCCAAAACACCCCATGAAGCGCCTTTTAGTATGCTAGTTGGGCCCGCGGTGTTGGCGCTTGGTTCACTTGTGTTAGGGCTGGCACCAGCCATGTTAGGGGCCGATGCGTTACTTACTTCAGCCGCAACAGCAGTGGCGGGCGAGTCGTTGCCGGTTTCATTATCGCTTTGGTATGGCATTAACATGGCGCTAATTATGTCGATCGTCAGTCTTGGACTAGGCTTTTTACTGTTTAAACGCTGGGATGCTGTGCGCTGTAAGCTAGCGATGCTGGCACCGCTAATGCGGCATGGCCCTGAAGCAGGTTATGAGGGCCTGATGAATAGCATTGTGCGTTTTTCCGAATGGCAAACACGCCTGCTGCAAAACGGTTATATGCGCAACTATATTCTCGTCATGCTGGTGGTGCTGATCGTTTTGATTGGTAACTCAATACTTGTGCGCCATGCACCCCAGCTGGCATTAACGCTGGACGTGCGCTTCCATGAGGTAATTGTCGCTAGCACCATGGTAATGGGGGCTTTGTTTGCCACCATTTCCCGTTCACGTCTTGGAGCTGTGGTGTCGGTCGGCATCATGGGATTCTCGATTGCGCTTATTTTTATTCTCTTCAGTGCTCCCGATTTAGGCATTACCCAACTTCTGGTTGAGACGCTAACCGTTATTTTATTGGTTTTGGTGCTCTTCAGGTTGCCTCGTTTTTCTAATCTATCTACCAACCTTGAACGAATTCGCGATGGTGCTGTAGCGGCGACGATGGGGGTTCTGATTTTCCTACTAATTATGACCGCATGGAGTATCGACCAGTTTGAGCCGATTTCAGCGTATATGATCGAAAATAGTGCACCTCTTGCCTATGGTCGCAACATCGTAAATGTCATCTTGGTGGACTATCGCGCCCTCGACACGCTAGGTGAAATGTTTGTGCTTGCGCTCGCTGCTATTGGGGTTATCGCCATGCTTAAACTGCGTCACGACACAGATGAAGGCAAGGCAGTAGATGGCGAAAAAGCCAGTGTTAAGGAGCCCTACGATGGTTAA
- a CDS encoding monovalent cation/H+ antiporter complex subunit F, with amino-acid sequence MDTVILISQVIMGLALILTFVRVVRGPSLPDRVVALELFSTTVVGLVGVYAIQSGVASFLDAAIVIALMGFLAAIGFARFLERGGPRDD; translated from the coding sequence ATGGATACCGTTATTCTGATAAGCCAGGTAATTATGGGGCTGGCACTTATACTGACCTTCGTACGTGTCGTGCGTGGCCCCAGCTTACCCGACCGCGTCGTTGCACTTGAGCTGTTTTCCACTACCGTGGTGGGCTTAGTTGGTGTGTATGCTATTCAATCGGGTGTGGCAAGTTTTCTGGATGCGGCAATCGTGATTGCTCTGATGGGTTTTTTAGCAGCCATTGGGTTTGCTCGATTTCTGGAACGAGGGGGGCCGCGAGATGATTGA
- a CDS encoding DUF3429 domain-containing protein, with protein MSEISSDRRVAWFLGLAGLVPFIAGGLLAWWAPPVWQVTAVYAFSYYSAVILSFLGGVHWGSALQVPRPGNTRRLIIAMVPSLIAWPALMFNVMTGLWVLLAGFVLIGGYDLSRDGREGFPRWYLKLRCVLTGVVVVFHLIVLLRLGR; from the coding sequence ATGAGTGAGATAAGTAGTGACCGCCGCGTTGCTTGGTTTCTAGGCCTTGCGGGTTTAGTACCCTTTATTGCTGGAGGGCTCCTAGCCTGGTGGGCACCCCCTGTATGGCAGGTAACGGCGGTATACGCCTTTAGCTATTACAGTGCAGTTATTCTGTCTTTTTTGGGTGGCGTTCATTGGGGGAGTGCTCTTCAAGTGCCTCGCCCAGGTAATACCCGACGTTTGATCATTGCAATGGTGCCCAGCTTAATCGCTTGGCCTGCGTTAATGTTCAACGTCATGACTGGGCTATGGGTATTACTGGCAGGATTTGTTCTAATCGGTGGCTACGATCTCAGTCGTGATGGCCGAGAAGGATTTCCACGTTGGTATCTTAAGCTTCGTTGTGTACTGACTGGCGTCGTGGTGGTGTTTCATCTGATTGTTTTGCTGCGGCTAGGTAGGTAG